Proteins encoded in a region of the Triticum dicoccoides isolate Atlit2015 ecotype Zavitan chromosome 3A, WEW_v2.0, whole genome shotgun sequence genome:
- the LOC119271813 gene encoding uncharacterized protein LOC119271813: MIKSNPSPGYLSIYLRTLLLQSIITKSVQASVIRPFPSSPRSSSCFSALPVVGCPCKKMQEASSSSLPALSSAYQPLPSLYLGFLAIWAASGISWAFSSWRNRHFQANNLQWILALVPLIKALQMALSFLFWYSCVHLHTCSLWMSFGVYVTGILFQTASFVSFMLISHGYCIMYERLSIRERRTTAGLGCLLYLSLIGYKAAVPYFTGFLLMNYFASFYIIFRRTSQCLLVLREQLNFVEEEDIHSLHGTLNTKYTMFKRFQGTMQVAAVAFIMVYMRADDTPDNYWFRVLVREWVQFCIFMYIGWNFRIPEASLHLPVMPLMKSNWEITMPPIYSVEMDAADFRGLVSDQWHVGVRTSHADACYSSQPLLVLVQNPSPKVSRAAVASGFS; the protein is encoded by the exons ATGATAAAATCAAATCCAAGCCCTGGctatttatctatctatctacGCACACTGCTGCTCCAATCCATCATCACTAAATCTGTTCAAGCCTCTGTGATTCGTCCCTTCCCATCTTCGCCAAGATCTTCTTCGTGTTTCTCTGCATTGCCAGTGGTCGGTTGCCCGTGCAAGAAGATGCAGGAGGCCTCGTCGTCTTCTCTCCCGGCGCTGAGCAGCGCCTACCAGCCTCTCCCGTCGCTCTACCTCGGCTTCTTGGCGATATGGGCGGCGTCGGGGATCTCCTGGGCCTTCAGCTCATGGAGGAATCGGCACTTCCAG GCGAATAACCTTCAATGGATCCTGGCCTTGGTTCCCCTGATCAAAGCTTTGCAAATGGCACTCTCGTTTCTGTTCTG GTACTCGTGCGTACACCTTCACACATGCTCGCTGTGGATGTCGTTCGGCGTGTACGTGACGGGGATCCTCTTCCAGACGGCCTCCTTCGTCTCCTTCATGCTCATCTCCCACGGTTACTGCATCATGTACGAGCGCCTCTCCATCAGGGAGAGACGCACGACTGCGGGGCTCGGATGCCTCCTCTACCTTAGCCTCATAGGCTATAAAGCCGCAGTCCCTTATTTCACC GGTTTTCTTCTGATGAACTACTTCGCGTCATTCTACATCATATTCCGCCGCACGTCGCAGTGCCTGCTGGTTCTGCGTGAGCAGCTTAATTTCGTGGAGGAGGAAGACATCCATTCACTGCATGGGACACTCAACACCAAGTACACAATGTTCAA GAGATTTCAGGGTACAATGCAGGTGGCAGCAGTGGCATTCATCATG GTGTACATGAGGGCTGATGATACGCCGGATAACTACTGGTTCCGCGTGTTGGTACGCGAATGGGTGCAGTTCTGCATCTTCATGTACATTGG GTGGAACTTCAGGATCCCTGAAGCATCACTCCACCTGCCGGTCATGCCCCTGATGAAATCAAACTGGGAGATTACCATGCCACCCATTTACAGCGTG GAAATGGACGCAGCCGATTTCAGAGGACTCGTCTCGGACCAATGGCATGTTGGAGTG AGGACTTCTCATGCCGACGCATGCTACTCTTCACAGCCGTTGCTGGTGCTAGTTCAGAATCCTAGCCCGAAGGTCTCCCGTGCCGCCGTAGCTTCAGGTTTCAGTTGA